One stretch of Periplaneta americana isolate PAMFEO1 chromosome 1, P.americana_PAMFEO1_priV1, whole genome shotgun sequence DNA includes these proteins:
- the LOC138706507 gene encoding bombesin receptor subtype-3-like isoform X2: MLHLANSKSQVAVMLLFVTAISEEISADIIQPTNWKSCYVDIKDIFSTLHYLSAASNSEETLPQFIESKLTNTSRNMVHLETVKNRLQQNIEQCLTSITDHYYNLYNMDYDSLERMYLESLIKEKRKFFLEVYNFTRCVTNSTESDDFTEINWTTVKSYADNLTLEIVHIENDEHEQMLLRSYIQPVLQGIIFVTGLVSNGILLAIFVKHKEMRTSTNIMLINLVVGDIYSLVVNLPLFYIYSTFTTWKLGEETCKLLRFSRHLGIGVNIFSVTALSVQRYCAALKSSRGKKLKRQLSTFLVVCVWVLACLFAAPHTFFAGFYGSRCSNSGIKHESYITIITLFEFIMLCIFPVVTISFFTILTGCTLSFTVDKKAKKERQAVRRVTNILAVLTIVVTISYVPYYVYRFLYIWCGLELSLKSHTVLQVVLYTLMFCNACFNPVAMYIVSQTFRRYFHFYLFWCCGEVEDNNNTDLTSYAEDVIQSTTQYNT; this comes from the exons ATGTTGCATCTCGCGAACAGCAAATCTCAG GTAGCAGTAATGTTACTTTTTGTAACAGCCATTTCTGAAGAAATCTCAGCAGACATCATACAACCAACAAATTGGAAATCCTGCTATGTAGATATCAAAGATATCTTCAGTACCCTGCACTATTTATCtgcagcaagcaattcagaagaAACACTACCCCAATTCATTGAATCCAAATTGACGAATACTTCGCGCAACATGGTACATCTTGAAACTGTGAAGAACAGATTGCAGCAGAATATTGAACAGTGTTTGACGTCAATAACAGatcattattacaatttatataaCATGGACTATGATTCACTCGAGCGCATGTATTTGGAATCTTTAATAAAAGAGAAACGGAAATTTTTCCTAGAAGTATACAATTTCACTAGATGTGTTACAAACAGTACAGAAAGTGATGACTTCACAGAGATCAACTGGACAACAGTGAAATCTTATGCAGACAATTTGACATTGGAGATAGTGCATATAGAGAACGATGAGCATGAACAGATGCTACTGCGAAGTTACATTCAACCAGTCCTCCAAGGCATTATATTTGTAACCGGCTTAGTTAGTAACGGAATTCTACTTGCAATCTTCGTCAAACACAAAGAAATGCGAACGTCTACCAACATCATGTTAATAAACCTGGTGGTAGGCGATATTTATTCTCTTGTTGTAAACTTGCCCTTATTTTACATCTATTCTACCTTCACGACCTGGAAACTTGGCGAAGAAACATGCAAGCTACTTCGCTTCTCTCGGCATCTCGGTATTGGAGTCAACATATTTTCTGTTACGGCGCTGAGTGTTCAGCGCTACTGTGCAGCATTGAAATCTTCCCGCGGGAAGAAACTTAAACGTCAGCTTTCAACATTTTTAGTTGTGTGCGTATGGGTTCTGGCATGTCTCTTTGCCGCTCCTCACACATTTTTCGCAGGTTTTTATGGAAGCAGATGTTCCAATTCGGGTATCAAACACGAatcgtatattactattatcacgTTGTTTGAATTCATTATGTTGTGTATATTTCCTGTCGTCACCATTTCGTTTTTTACGATATTGACAGGATGCACACTCTCCTTCACTGTAGACAAGAAAGCAAAGAAGGAAAGACAAGCTGTTCGGCGAGTGACAAATATTCTAGCAGTCCTGACGATTGTGGTCACAATCAGTTATGTTCCGTATTACGTATATCGGTTTCTCTACATTTGGTGCGGACTAGAACTCAGTCTTAAATCGCATACAGTTCTCCAAGTCGTGCTGTATACACTGATGTTCTGCAACGCGTGCTTCAACCCCGTAGCAATGTACATCGTGAGTCAGACATTCAGAcgctattttcatttttatttattttggtgctgCGGAGAAGTCGAAGACAACAACAATACAGACCTTACTTCATATGCAGAAGATGTGATTCAATCAACAACTCAATATAACACATAA
- the LOC138706507 gene encoding bombesin receptor subtype-3-like isoform X1: protein MKITKCVENKLFQIMIAFVAVMLLFVTAISEEISADIIQPTNWKSCYVDIKDIFSTLHYLSAASNSEETLPQFIESKLTNTSRNMVHLETVKNRLQQNIEQCLTSITDHYYNLYNMDYDSLERMYLESLIKEKRKFFLEVYNFTRCVTNSTESDDFTEINWTTVKSYADNLTLEIVHIENDEHEQMLLRSYIQPVLQGIIFVTGLVSNGILLAIFVKHKEMRTSTNIMLINLVVGDIYSLVVNLPLFYIYSTFTTWKLGEETCKLLRFSRHLGIGVNIFSVTALSVQRYCAALKSSRGKKLKRQLSTFLVVCVWVLACLFAAPHTFFAGFYGSRCSNSGIKHESYITIITLFEFIMLCIFPVVTISFFTILTGCTLSFTVDKKAKKERQAVRRVTNILAVLTIVVTISYVPYYVYRFLYIWCGLELSLKSHTVLQVVLYTLMFCNACFNPVAMYIVSQTFRRYFHFYLFWCCGEVEDNNNTDLTSYAEDVIQSTTQYNT, encoded by the exons ATGAAGATAACGAAATGCGTTGAAAATAAACTTTTCCAAATTATGATTGCATTC GTAGCAGTAATGTTACTTTTTGTAACAGCCATTTCTGAAGAAATCTCAGCAGACATCATACAACCAACAAATTGGAAATCCTGCTATGTAGATATCAAAGATATCTTCAGTACCCTGCACTATTTATCtgcagcaagcaattcagaagaAACACTACCCCAATTCATTGAATCCAAATTGACGAATACTTCGCGCAACATGGTACATCTTGAAACTGTGAAGAACAGATTGCAGCAGAATATTGAACAGTGTTTGACGTCAATAACAGatcattattacaatttatataaCATGGACTATGATTCACTCGAGCGCATGTATTTGGAATCTTTAATAAAAGAGAAACGGAAATTTTTCCTAGAAGTATACAATTTCACTAGATGTGTTACAAACAGTACAGAAAGTGATGACTTCACAGAGATCAACTGGACAACAGTGAAATCTTATGCAGACAATTTGACATTGGAGATAGTGCATATAGAGAACGATGAGCATGAACAGATGCTACTGCGAAGTTACATTCAACCAGTCCTCCAAGGCATTATATTTGTAACCGGCTTAGTTAGTAACGGAATTCTACTTGCAATCTTCGTCAAACACAAAGAAATGCGAACGTCTACCAACATCATGTTAATAAACCTGGTGGTAGGCGATATTTATTCTCTTGTTGTAAACTTGCCCTTATTTTACATCTATTCTACCTTCACGACCTGGAAACTTGGCGAAGAAACATGCAAGCTACTTCGCTTCTCTCGGCATCTCGGTATTGGAGTCAACATATTTTCTGTTACGGCGCTGAGTGTTCAGCGCTACTGTGCAGCATTGAAATCTTCCCGCGGGAAGAAACTTAAACGTCAGCTTTCAACATTTTTAGTTGTGTGCGTATGGGTTCTGGCATGTCTCTTTGCCGCTCCTCACACATTTTTCGCAGGTTTTTATGGAAGCAGATGTTCCAATTCGGGTATCAAACACGAatcgtatattactattatcacgTTGTTTGAATTCATTATGTTGTGTATATTTCCTGTCGTCACCATTTCGTTTTTTACGATATTGACAGGATGCACACTCTCCTTCACTGTAGACAAGAAAGCAAAGAAGGAAAGACAAGCTGTTCGGCGAGTGACAAATATTCTAGCAGTCCTGACGATTGTGGTCACAATCAGTTATGTTCCGTATTACGTATATCGGTTTCTCTACATTTGGTGCGGACTAGAACTCAGTCTTAAATCGCATACAGTTCTCCAAGTCGTGCTGTATACACTGATGTTCTGCAACGCGTGCTTCAACCCCGTAGCAATGTACATCGTGAGTCAGACATTCAGAcgctattttcatttttatttattttggtgctgCGGAGAAGTCGAAGACAACAACAATACAGACCTTACTTCATATGCAGAAGATGTGATTCAATCAACAACTCAATATAACACATAA
- the LOC138706507 gene encoding bombesin receptor subtype-3-like isoform X3 translates to MPRSSFVKVAVMLLFVTAISEEISADIIQPTNWKSCYVDIKDIFSTLHYLSAASNSEETLPQFIESKLTNTSRNMVHLETVKNRLQQNIEQCLTSITDHYYNLYNMDYDSLERMYLESLIKEKRKFFLEVYNFTRCVTNSTESDDFTEINWTTVKSYADNLTLEIVHIENDEHEQMLLRSYIQPVLQGIIFVTGLVSNGILLAIFVKHKEMRTSTNIMLINLVVGDIYSLVVNLPLFYIYSTFTTWKLGEETCKLLRFSRHLGIGVNIFSVTALSVQRYCAALKSSRGKKLKRQLSTFLVVCVWVLACLFAAPHTFFAGFYGSRCSNSGIKHESYITIITLFEFIMLCIFPVVTISFFTILTGCTLSFTVDKKAKKERQAVRRVTNILAVLTIVVTISYVPYYVYRFLYIWCGLELSLKSHTVLQVVLYTLMFCNACFNPVAMYIVSQTFRRYFHFYLFWCCGEVEDNNNTDLTSYAEDVIQSTTQYNT, encoded by the exons ATGCCGCGATCATCTTTCGTCAAG GTAGCAGTAATGTTACTTTTTGTAACAGCCATTTCTGAAGAAATCTCAGCAGACATCATACAACCAACAAATTGGAAATCCTGCTATGTAGATATCAAAGATATCTTCAGTACCCTGCACTATTTATCtgcagcaagcaattcagaagaAACACTACCCCAATTCATTGAATCCAAATTGACGAATACTTCGCGCAACATGGTACATCTTGAAACTGTGAAGAACAGATTGCAGCAGAATATTGAACAGTGTTTGACGTCAATAACAGatcattattacaatttatataaCATGGACTATGATTCACTCGAGCGCATGTATTTGGAATCTTTAATAAAAGAGAAACGGAAATTTTTCCTAGAAGTATACAATTTCACTAGATGTGTTACAAACAGTACAGAAAGTGATGACTTCACAGAGATCAACTGGACAACAGTGAAATCTTATGCAGACAATTTGACATTGGAGATAGTGCATATAGAGAACGATGAGCATGAACAGATGCTACTGCGAAGTTACATTCAACCAGTCCTCCAAGGCATTATATTTGTAACCGGCTTAGTTAGTAACGGAATTCTACTTGCAATCTTCGTCAAACACAAAGAAATGCGAACGTCTACCAACATCATGTTAATAAACCTGGTGGTAGGCGATATTTATTCTCTTGTTGTAAACTTGCCCTTATTTTACATCTATTCTACCTTCACGACCTGGAAACTTGGCGAAGAAACATGCAAGCTACTTCGCTTCTCTCGGCATCTCGGTATTGGAGTCAACATATTTTCTGTTACGGCGCTGAGTGTTCAGCGCTACTGTGCAGCATTGAAATCTTCCCGCGGGAAGAAACTTAAACGTCAGCTTTCAACATTTTTAGTTGTGTGCGTATGGGTTCTGGCATGTCTCTTTGCCGCTCCTCACACATTTTTCGCAGGTTTTTATGGAAGCAGATGTTCCAATTCGGGTATCAAACACGAatcgtatattactattatcacgTTGTTTGAATTCATTATGTTGTGTATATTTCCTGTCGTCACCATTTCGTTTTTTACGATATTGACAGGATGCACACTCTCCTTCACTGTAGACAAGAAAGCAAAGAAGGAAAGACAAGCTGTTCGGCGAGTGACAAATATTCTAGCAGTCCTGACGATTGTGGTCACAATCAGTTATGTTCCGTATTACGTATATCGGTTTCTCTACATTTGGTGCGGACTAGAACTCAGTCTTAAATCGCATACAGTTCTCCAAGTCGTGCTGTATACACTGATGTTCTGCAACGCGTGCTTCAACCCCGTAGCAATGTACATCGTGAGTCAGACATTCAGAcgctattttcatttttatttattttggtgctgCGGAGAAGTCGAAGACAACAACAATACAGACCTTACTTCATATGCAGAAGATGTGATTCAATCAACAACTCAATATAACACATAA